The Xiphophorus hellerii strain 12219 chromosome 5, Xiphophorus_hellerii-4.1, whole genome shotgun sequence genome window below encodes:
- the LOC116719428 gene encoding CMRF35-like molecule 7 yields the protein MKRSLVLAVVLVLEGVFQTETVSVAGTVGGSVTITCSHSYATTNVKYFCKGACVDADVLIKSSTQREGKYSIKDNGNTFHVTISNLEMSDGGVYWCGIERVGVDTYGEVTLTVAEESPGSNLKMTDSSQMVYLGTGLGVAVLALATVLLSFFRLRKRDVSTSKGKNDDVTYSKPSIQKKSQHANAASSVTGEPDFRINAGQPEVLYSNSRSEPEIQSDDLCYSTVIFSKHPACSAASPQTELTTYSSVKSKPAG from the exons ATGAAGAGGAGTTTGGTTCTTGCTGTTGTCCTCGTTCTGGAAG GGGTCTTTCAGACTGAAACCGTGTCAGTAGCAGGAACTGTGGGGGGATCAGTCACAATAACATGCTCTCATTCTTATGCCACCACCAATGtcaaatatttctgcaaaggAGCGTGCGTTGACGCAGACGTCCTGATAAAAAGCAGCACGCAGCGAGAGGGGAAGTACTCTATAAAAGATAATGGGAACACATTCCATGTAACAATATCAAACCTGGAAATGAGCGATGGAGGAGTTTACTGGTGTGGCATTGAGAGAGTTGGAGTGGACACGTACGGCGAAGTGACCCTCACTGTAGCAGAAG AGAGTCCAGGAAGCAACCTGAAGATGACGGATTCTA gtcaGATGGTGTATCTTGGAACAGGTCTTGGTGTGGCGGTGCTGGCTCTGGCAACCGTCCTGCTGTCATTCTTCAGACTCAGAAAAAGAGACGTCAGCACGTCTAAAG GAAAAAACGATGATGTTACGTATTCGAAGCCCTCAATCCAGAAGAAATCCCAACATGCCAACGCCGCGTCATCAGTCACTGGGGAGCCAGATTTCAGGATTAATGCGGGTCAGCCGGAGGTTCTGTACTCCAACAGCCGTTCAGAGCCTGAGATCCAGTCAGATGACCTCTGTTATTCCACCGTCATCTTCAGCAAACACCCAGCCTGCAGCGCTGCCTCTCCTCAAACCGAACTGACCACATACTCATCTGTCAAATCCAAACCTGCCGGCTGA